From Mustela erminea isolate mMusErm1 chromosome 1, mMusErm1.Pri, whole genome shotgun sequence, a single genomic window includes:
- the PLPP2 gene encoding phospholipid phosphatase 2 isoform X4: MERRWVFVLLDVLCVLVASLPFAILTLVSAPYKRGFYCGDDSIQYPYRPDTITHGLMAGVTITATVILVSAGEAYLVYTDRLHSHSDFNTYVAAIYKVLGTFLFGAAVSQSLTDLAKYTVGRLRPNFLAVCDPDWSRVNCSVYVQAERVCRGSPANVTESRLSFYSGHSSFGMYCMLFLALYVQARLCWKWARLLRPTVQFFLLAFALYVGYTRVSDHKHHWSDVLAGLLQGALVAGLTVRYVSDFFKSRPPRRCLEEEDLRRKPSLSLTLTLGEAGHNHCGYPVSSS; the protein is encoded by the exons cctctctgccttttgcCATCCTGACGCTTGTGAGCGCCCCGTATAAGCGAGGGTTCTACTGTGGAGATGACTCCATCCAGTACCCCTACCGTCCAGACACCATCACACACGGGCTCATGGCTGGGGTCACCATCACGGCCACCGTCATCCTT GTGTCCGCCGGGGAGGCCTACCTGGTGTACACGGACCGTCTGCATTCCCACTCCGACTTCAACACCTACGTGGCGGCCATCTACAAGGTGCTGGGCACCTTCCTGTTCGGGGCCGCCGTGAGTCAGTCGCTGACGGACCTGGCCAAGTACACGGTCGGCCGGCTGCGGCCCAACTTCCTGGCGGTGTGTGACCCTGACTGGAGCCGCGTGAACTGCTCCGTGTACGTGCAGGCGGAGAGGGTGTGCAGGGGGAGCCCCGCCAACGTCACCGAGTCCAG GCTGTCTTTCTATTCCGGACACTCCTCCTTCGGGATGTACTGCATGTTGTTCCTGGCG CTCTACGTGCAGGCCCGGCTCTGCTGGAAGTGGGCGCGGTTGCTGCGGCCCACGGTGCAGTTCTTCCTGCTGGCCTTCGCTCTCTACGTCGGCTACACCCGCGTGTCTGACCACAAGCACCACTGGAGTGATGTCCTCGCTGGCCTCCTGCAGGGGGCGCTGGTGGCCGGCCTCACT GTCCGCTACGTCTCTGACTTCTTCAAGTCCCGGCCCCCACGGCGCTGCCTGGAGGAAGAGGACCTGCGGCGGAAGCCCAGCCTGTCCCTGACGCTGACCCTGGGTGAAGCTGGCCACAACCACTGTGGGTACCCGGTCTCCTCTTCCTGA